Genomic segment of Phycisphaerales bacterium:
ACGAGCACAACGTCTCGGGTCACATCCAGGTGCCGGCGCATTCGGCCCGCCTCCTGCACCAGGCCGGCCACGAAGTACACCTGATCACGAATGAGTTCGGGCCCCAGCACACGTTTCCCGCGATGATGCCGCGGGACCTGCACACGCACTTTGTGACCGATGCGCGCGTGCGGCCGGAGAAGATGCGCGGCGCCCGATCCACCGACGGCGTGCGGCCGGGCGCGCTGCTGCGACAGGTGGCGCAGATCCGGCGCATCGTGCGCCGGCAGCGGCTCGACGTGCTGCACCTCTTCGGCTTCATGCGCACGGCCCAACTCGGCGGCGCGCTCGCGGCCTCGGCGATGCGCACGCCCGTCGTCGCCACGGTGCTCAACGGCGAAGTCAGCAGGAGCGGCGGCCGGGCCGGACGCTGGCTCCTGCGCCGACTTGGCGCCGTTTGCTCCGCCACCGCGTACGTGGCCCGGCGGTACGAAAGCCTCGGGCTGGCGGTCACGCAGATTCGCCACGGCGTCATTCGCGACCTGCGGACCGAAGAGGGCTTCAGTGCGGCCGCACCTCGCAACCGCGTACTCTTCTGGCGCGACGCCAACGAGATGAACGGGGGCGATCTCAGCCTGGCTGCATTCGACGCGCTGGCGCCCAGGTTCCCTCAGTTCACGTTCACGATGGCGATTCGCCCGGCGTGGAACGAAGTGCCGGGTATTGACGAGCTGCCTCGCCGACATCCCAACGTGCACATCCACCGCTTCCCCTACGAGCCGGGCATGAGCCTGGCCCGACTCATGAGTGAGTCGCTGCTGGTGGTGCTGCCGTTTCGCAAGTTGTCGGTCGAGCCGCAGTTTGCCATCGCAGAGAGTCTGGCGTCAGGCGTGGCGGTCGTCGCATCGGACGTGCAGTCGAACCCCGAACTCATCGAGAGCGGCATCACCGGCGAGACGGCGCCCGCCGGCGACGCCGAGGCGCTGACCCGGGCGATCGAGCGTCTGCTCTCCCACCCCGAGCGGCTGGCGGCGATGGGTAAGGCCGCCGCCGAACGTTTTGCTCAGCAGTGGAACTGGTCCAACTACGTGAGTGAGCTCGAGGCCCTCTACGGGCGCATCATCCGGCATTGAGACGATCCGCTACGCGCGCACCACCTCGGCGTACATCGCGTCAATCTTCCCCGCGATCACATCCCAGCGGAACGTGCGCTCCACCCACGGCCGGGCCCGCGCGCCCATCTCCGCCAGAGCGCTTCGGTCGGCGAACATGGCTTCGAGCCTCGCGGCAAGCGGCTCGACGCGACAGGGCACAACTTCCCCCACCCCCGCCGCGGCCACCTCGTCGTGGATGTTGACCTGATCTGAGATGAGCACCGGCGTGCCGACGCCCAGCGCTTCGATGACCGACACGCCGAAGTTCTCCTGATAACTGGGCAGGCAGAAGAGGTCCGCATCGTGCAGCGCCTCGAGCCGGGCGCGCCCGCCGATCATTCCCGGGAAGAGTACGCGATCGGCCATACCCAGTTGCCGCGCCTGAGCCTGCAATTGCTCGACGTACTCCGGCTCGCCTGGCCCGATGATCGCGAGCATCGCCTGGCGATTCGCGAGCAGCGCAAAGGCCGGCAGCAACAGATCGAGGCCCTTCTTGTGATGCACGCGGCTGAGGAACATGACCAGCGGCCGATCGCCGATGCCGTGCGCTGCGCGAAACGCGCCGCGCGGCGGCAGCGTCTCGAACTCCGTCCAGTCGAGTCCGTTGGGAATGACATGCGCAGCCGGGGCGAGGCCGAGTGGCGCGACGAGGCGGCGCTCGGTTTCCGTGGTGAAGTGCAGCGCCGCGGCATGGTTCAGATGCCGGCGCGCGACGAGCGTCAGGAATAGTCTTTTTTTGATTCGCCCCTGATTGAGCGACCACGGATCAAGCATGCCGCAGGGCCGGAAGATGTAGGGCACGCCGGCCTTGCGCGCCTTGGCCGCCGCGGCGTGCGGGGCGTGCTGCCAGAGCCCGTGGATGTGCACGAGATCGACCCCGGCGGCGAGGCGCTCGTCGAGAAGCGCGGCCGTGCGCGGCCCCTTGGCGAGCGGGCCGCGCGCCGGGCCCCCCGCTGCGAGCCGAGCGCCGCCGAGGCCGGCCGACACATCTCGCACGCGCGCCGGGTCGTCGGCGGTGATGATGTGCACCTCATGGCCGCACTTCTCCGCCTGCACGCGCGCCAGCCGGGCCAGCACATTGGCCGGGCCGCCGGTTCGCGGGTCGATCGAAGTGCAGACGTGCAGAATCTTCATGACGATCTCGTTCTATCGACCATTCTCAACCTCATTGCGGACCGGCGGCGTGGGCAGCGAAAGCGTGACCAGGATCGGCCGATGGTCTGAGCCGATGTCATCGAGCACTTCGCGCGAAAGAAGCCGCACACCAGGCGACACCCACACGCGATCGAGCGTCAGCCGCGCCGGCCCGGGCCAGTCGCTGGGCCACGTGCCTTCGATTCCACCGAGCCTGTCGGAGGGAACGAGCCCGCTGCGGCTGAGCATGATGCGATGGCGGTAACCACCTGGCGTCGTGTTGTAATCGCCGCCGATGACCACGGGCACGCCGGTGGGCAGTATGTGCTCTTGGCAGACTTCGGCCAGCAACGAGGTCCACTCGTTGCCGCGCATCCACGACGCCGCTTCGCGCGGGCTGGGCGGGTGCATCGCCGTCAGGAGATAGCGCCCCTGCGGGTCTTCGATGAAGCACGAACGGCGGTAGGCGAAGAGGTGCTGGTAGCGCTGATCGTCGCCGTCGAAGTGCAGGCGGTGCATCGGATGGCGGCTGAGCATCATGTCGCGCCACAACATGCCGCGCTCAGGCCCGATCGCGAACGGGAGAATGGCTTTGACGGCTTCGTTGTCAGCCAGGTAGGCTTCGAGGCCCGGCTGCACTTCGATGGCGACGACGACGTCGGGCTGGACCTGCTCGATGAGGGTGATGAGCCCGTCGAGCGCCGCATGGCTGCCGTGCACATTCGCTTCGAGCACGCGAACCACGTGGCCGTCTGCCCCACTGCCGGGCGCCGCGGCCGCGTTCGGATTGATCAGCATCCAGCGCACGGGCCACGCGGCAATGAGCGCGAGCATGACCGCCGCCGCAGCCGCCAGCCAGCGCCGCCTGACCGCCGCCGCCAGAGCCGTGATCAGAGCGGGGATGAATGCGAAGTAACTCACGTTGGCCAGCAGATCGATCGGCCAGGCAAGCGCGGCAAAGAACCGGCTCAGCGCCGCCAGCGCCAGCACGGTGAGCCACAGCCACCACAGCGCGCTGCACACGCGGCTTCGGGCCGAGCGTCGCGGAGCCGCGCCGCGGTCTACTTTTTCTTCACGGTCAGCCACGCCAGATGATTGACCGGCCCATTGCCCTGGCCAATGTTGATGTTCTGGCGAATCGCTTCGCTGACGATATTCCGAGCCTGCTCGACGGCGTCGTTGAGCGGCTTGCCGAGGGTGAGGCCGCCGGCGATGGCCCCGGCGAAGGTGCAGCCGGCGCCGTGCGTGTTGCCGCCCTGCCGCTTTTCGGCCACCAGTTCGACCGTCTCTTCACCGGTCCAGAATGCATCGACCATTTCCGGCGGGCTGTCAGGCGTGGGGCCGGGCCGCTCGAATCCGGTCACGACCACGGCGTGGCAGCCGAATTTTTTGGCGATCTGTTTCGCGGCCGCCATGCCTTCGGCGATCGTGTTGCAGTTCTGCCCGCCCAGCAGCCGCGCCGCCTCGACGCGGTTGGGAGTGACGATTGCGGCGAATCGGAAGATCTTCTCCGCCACGGACCGGGCCACGGCGTCGTCAACCAGTTTCGCGCCCGACTTGCTGACCATGACCGGATCGGCCACGAGCGGCTGCAGCTGATGCCGCTTGATCGCCTTGGCGACGGCGTCGGCGATCGCGACGGTGCCGATCATGCCCGTGACGGTGGACTGACAGTCGATGTCGCCAACGACGGACTCGATCTGATCTTCGACGAGATCAGCGGCGACGTGTTCGACGCGCTGCACGCCGCGCGTGTTCTGAGCGGTGATGGCGGTGACCACCGAGCAGCCGAAGACGTTCATCGCGGCCCAGGTCTTGAGGTGCGCCTGCAGGCCGGCGCCGCCGCTGCTGTCACTTCCGGCGATGGACAGCGCCGCTTTCATTCCCGGGGTTGTGCGTTCTTCGGCCACTGCCTGTGGTCTCCTTGTTGAGTCGCCCGCTGCCCGGCTGTGCAGCGCAATGAGTCGGCAAGATAGGCGCGAGCCGCATCGTTGAAAAGCACGGCAAAGTCCGCAAAGCCGCCGCGGCTGCGTTCATCGGCGGTCCAGTGCGTCCCGGCGGCGCTGGACGTAGTCGAGCACGACGGGGATGAACTCATCATTGCGCAGCCCCGCCAGGCGTGCCTCCGCCTCGGCCCGCTCGGCGGTGTAGCCGTCCTCGAGCATGCGCCAGGCCATCCACACCGCACCGACGCGGTTCCCCGAGGCGCAGTGCACCAGCAGCGGCTTTTCGCTGGTCCGGATGATGCGCAGGGATTCGTCGAGCGCCTCGTCAGTGAGTTCCTCCGGCCCGCCCACCGGAACGTTTTCATACTCGATGCCGAAGCGGTTGAGCTCGGCCGCCTCGTCAAAGCCGCGGTTCTCTCCCTCGCGGCGCAGGTCGAGCACGGACTCGAGGCCCGGATAGTGCGCCGCGGCGGCCAGATCGGCGCGCGACGGCTGGCCGCCGAGATAGACCTGCCCGTCCGCCAGCGCCATGTCATGTGCCCCCAGGCTCGCCGACTGGACGCCGTGATTCGCGGCAGCCTCAGCGTCAGCCCTCTCCCCGCGTACGGTTGTTGTTTCGCATCCGACCAGAGACGCGGCTGCGACCGCAAGCAGGACGCATTCAACCAGAACGTGGCGCATTGTGTTGTTCCTCCCGGGGTGATGAGTTCAGCCTTTGGAGCACCTGCCGCGCCGTTTCGCGAACGACTTCGTGCTC
This window contains:
- a CDS encoding endonuclease/exonuclease/phosphatase family protein, with translation MADREEKVDRGAAPRRSARSRVCSALWWLWLTVLALAALSRFFAALAWPIDLLANVSYFAFIPALITALAAAVRRRWLAAAAAVMLALIAAWPVRWMLINPNAAAAPGSGADGHVVRVLEANVHGSHAALDGLITLIEQVQPDVVVAIEVQPGLEAYLADNEAVKAILPFAIGPERGMLWRDMMLSRHPMHRLHFDGDDQRYQHLFAYRRSCFIEDPQGRYLLTAMHPPSPREAASWMRGNEWTSLLAEVCQEHILPTGVPVVIGGDYNTTPGGYRHRIMLSRSGLVPSDRLGGIEGTWPSDWPGPARLTLDRVWVSPGVRLLSREVLDDIGSDHRPILVTLSLPTPPVRNEVENGR
- a CDS encoding glycosyltransferase family 4 protein, which encodes MRIGIYASMLASEIGHEHNVSGHIQVPAHSARLLHQAGHEVHLITNEFGPQHTFPAMMPRDLHTHFVTDARVRPEKMRGARSTDGVRPGALLRQVAQIRRIVRRQRLDVLHLFGFMRTAQLGGALAASAMRTPVVATVLNGEVSRSGGRAGRWLLRRLGAVCSATAYVARRYESLGLAVTQIRHGVIRDLRTEEGFSAAAPRNRVLFWRDANEMNGGDLSLAAFDALAPRFPQFTFTMAIRPAWNEVPGIDELPRRHPNVHIHRFPYEPGMSLARLMSESLLVVLPFRKLSVEPQFAIAESLASGVAVVASDVQSNPELIESGITGETAPAGDAEALTRAIERLLSHPERLAAMGKAAAERFAQQWNWSNYVSELEALYGRIIRH
- a CDS encoding glycosyltransferase, whose protein sequence is MKILHVCTSIDPRTGGPANVLARLARVQAEKCGHEVHIITADDPARVRDVSAGLGGARLAAGGPARGPLAKGPRTAALLDERLAAGVDLVHIHGLWQHAPHAAAAKARKAGVPYIFRPCGMLDPWSLNQGRIKKRLFLTLVARRHLNHAAALHFTTETERRLVAPLGLAPAAHVIPNGLDWTEFETLPPRGAFRAAHGIGDRPLVMFLSRVHHKKGLDLLLPAFALLANRQAMLAIIGPGEPEYVEQLQAQARQLGMADRVLFPGMIGGRARLEALHDADLFCLPSYQENFGVSVIEALGVGTPVLISDQVNIHDEVAAAGVGEVVPCRVEPLAARLEAMFADRSALAEMGARARPWVERTFRWDVIAGKIDAMYAEVVRA
- the thiD gene encoding bifunctional hydroxymethylpyrimidine kinase/phosphomethylpyrimidine kinase, with amino-acid sequence MAEERTTPGMKAALSIAGSDSSGGAGLQAHLKTWAAMNVFGCSVVTAITAQNTRGVQRVEHVAADLVEDQIESVVGDIDCQSTVTGMIGTVAIADAVAKAIKRHQLQPLVADPVMVSKSGAKLVDDAVARSVAEKIFRFAAIVTPNRVEAARLLGGQNCNTIAEGMAAAKQIAKKFGCHAVVVTGFERPGPTPDSPPEMVDAFWTGEETVELVAEKRQGGNTHGAGCTFAGAIAGGLTLGKPLNDAVEQARNIVSEAIRQNINIGQGNGPVNHLAWLTVKKK